The following are encoded together in the Diachasmimorpha longicaudata isolate KC_UGA_2023 chromosome 3, iyDiaLong2, whole genome shotgun sequence genome:
- the LOC135160793 gene encoding probable serine hydrolase isoform X3 has product MNSEGHDKSNGCESVAEEIQIPVPWGHISGKWWGPKYICPIVTLHGRQDNAGSFDPLMPKLCENQSFLCLDLPGHGHSSPLHQGQYYFVYWDGVMLLRRIVKHFQWNKIKIMGHSLGGAIGFLYAATYPDEVDLLICLDIASTTVRDIGQCVSSTGAFIDKYLKYEKLDPENMPCYDYDEMLDTVMDAYRGSITKEGAKVLMKRGTQPASLPGKHYFTRDPRLKVSMLGAFSMDMTNAYAEKITCAYLNIRAKSGLKWDYPNHYQEILNIIKKSASRFEYHEVEGSHHVHLNNPEVVAPIILNFLKSSSK; this is encoded by the exons ATGAATTCTGAAGGACATGACAAAAGCAACGGATGTGAAAGTGTTG CAGAGGAGATTCAAATTCCTGTACCTTGGGGCCACATAAGCG GTAAGTGGTGGGGTCCAAAATACATTTGCCCGATAGTAACATTACACGGTCGTCAAGATAATGCTGGAAGTTTTGATCCACTGATGCCAAAGTTATGTGAAAATCAGTCGTTTTTATGTCTGGATCTACCTGGTCATGGCCATTCATCGCCCCTGCATCAAGGGCAGTACTATTTCGTTTATTGGGACGGTGTTATGTTGCTGCGCAGAATCGTTAAACATTTTCAGTGGAACAAG ataaaaattatgggacaTTCCTTGGGTGGTGCCATAGGATTTTTATATGCCGCGACTTACCCAGATGAAGTTGATCTTCTCATCTGCTTGGACATTGCCAGCACCACAGTGAGAGACATCGGCCAGTGCGTTTCTAGCACAGGTGCCTTTATCGACAAGTACCTGAAATATGAGAAATTAGATCCAGAGAATATGCCTTGTTATGATTATGACGAGATGCTTGATACTGTTATGGACGCCTATAGAGGTTCGATTACGAAGGAGGGTGCCAAGGTGCTGATGAAGCGAGGAACACAACCGGCATCCCTGCCTGGCAAGCATTATTTTACGCGGGATCCGAGGCTAAAG GTGTCAATGTTGGGAGCCTTCTCCATGGATATGACGAATGCTTACGCAGAAAAGATAACATGTGCTTACCTGAACATAAGAGCAAAATCAGGTCTCAAGTGGGACTACCCGAATCATTATCAAGAGATTctcaatataattaaaaaatcagcaTCGAGATTCGAATATCACGAAGTTGAAGGCAGTCATCACGTGCACTTGAACAACCCCGAGGTCGTTGCACCGATAATCCTAAATTTCCTGAAATCTTCTTCAAAGTAG
- the LOC135160792 gene encoding AH receptor-interacting protein yields MEGKEKQLIVKNVLHSGTQEVDFVPGSKVFFHFRTMKLDGTIIDDSKKMGRPMELVLGKKFKLEVWEAIVQKMTLNEVSKFRVDKSLVSSYPFVSKTLREVGKPKSEKTNTHCCGVTLQNEGIGYPDLNELIKNSEDLEFILELIKVVSPTDYEKESWQMTEDEKLKKVPLLKEKGNEKFRAQNYEEAANDYATAIGMLEQLMLSEKPHDEDWQTLNRMKIPLLLNFAQCKLYKKEYYAVIEHCTTVLGIEPDNVKALYRRGKAHIGAWNEREALEDLQRVVELDPTLKSTVEKEIQSFLSAVKDKELKQKKTLSQMFS; encoded by the exons ATGGAAGGGAAAGAGAAGCAGTTGATCGTTAAAAATGTTCTTCATTCTGGAACCCAAGAAGTGGATTTTGTCCCTGGATCTAAG GTGTTCTTTCATTTCCGAACTATGAAACTTGATGGTACTATCATTGATGATAGTAAAAAGATGGGAAGACCCATGGAGTTAGttcttggaaaaaaatttaagctGGAGGTGTGGGAGGCCATCGTCCAGAAAATGACATTGAACGAAGTCAGTAAATTCAGGGTCGACAAAAGT CTAGTGTCATCGTACCCATTCGTCTCCAAAACATTGAGGGAAGTAGGAAAGCCAAAGAGTGAAAAGACAAACACACATTGCTGTGGAGTAACTCTGCAAAATGAGGGAATTGGATATCCTGATCTCAacgaattgataaaaaattccgagGATCTGGAATTTATACTAG aaCTGATCAAAGTCGTTTCACCGACTGATTACGAGAAAGAATCATGGCAAATGACtgaggatgaaaaattaaagaaagtgCCTTTACTTAAAGaaaagggaaatgaaaaatttagagCCCAAAATTATGAAGAAGCTGCCAATGACTATGCCACCGCCATTGGAATGCTGGAGCAGTTAATGTTGAG tgaaaaaccaCATGATGAGGACTGGCAAACTCTCAACAGAATGAAGATTCCTCTTCTTCTGAACTTCGCGCAATGTAAATTATACAAAAAGGAGTATTATGCTGTTATTGAACACTGCACTACAGTTTTAGGAATTGAACCAG ATAATGTGAAAGCTCTATATAGGAGGGGAAAAGCCCACATAGGGGCCTGGAATGAGAGAGAAGCTCTCGAGGACTTACAAAGAGTTGTAGAACTCGATCCAACTCTCAAATCCACGGTTGAGAAGGAAATTCAGTCGTTCTTAAGCGCAGTTAAGGATAAGGaactcaaacaaaaaaaaactttatctcaaatgttttcataa
- the LOC135160793 gene encoding probable serine hydrolase isoform X4, whose translation MNSEGHDKSNGCESVAEEIQIPVPWGHISGKWWGSKKEPPMIALHGWQDNAGTFDRLAPLIANSVPLLCIELPGHGYSSHLHDGVFYYVFWDGVILLRKIVKHYKWDKIKIMGHSLGGAIGFLYAATYPDEVDLLICLDIASTTVRDIGQCVSSTGAFIDKYLKYEKLDPENMPCYDYDEMLDTVMDAYRGSITKEGAKVLMKRGTQPASLPGKHYFTRDPRLKVSMLGAFSMDMTNAYAEKITCAYLNIRAKSGLKWDYPNHYQEILNIIKKSASRFEYHEVEGSHHVHLNNPEVVAPIILNFLKSSSK comes from the exons ATGAATTCTGAAGGACATGACAAAAGCAACGGATGTGAAAGTGTTG CAGAGGAGATTCAAATTCCTGTACCTTGGGGCCACATAAGCG gAAAATGGTGGGGCTCGAAGAAGGAGCCTCCAATGATCGCGTTGCACGGTTGGCAGGATAATGCAGGGACATTCGATAGATTAGCACCCCTGATTGCCAATAGTGTCCCATTGCTTTGTATTGAGCTACCTGGGCACGGATACTCGTCTCATCTACATGATGGCGTGTTTTACTACGTATTTTGGGATGGGGTCATACTCCTCCGTAAAATCGTTAAACATTACAAATGGGATAAG ataaaaattatgggacaTTCCTTGGGTGGTGCCATAGGATTTTTATATGCCGCGACTTACCCAGATGAAGTTGATCTTCTCATCTGCTTGGACATTGCCAGCACCACAGTGAGAGACATCGGCCAGTGCGTTTCTAGCACAGGTGCCTTTATCGACAAGTACCTGAAATATGAGAAATTAGATCCAGAGAATATGCCTTGTTATGATTATGACGAGATGCTTGATACTGTTATGGACGCCTATAGAGGTTCGATTACGAAGGAGGGTGCCAAGGTGCTGATGAAGCGAGGAACACAACCGGCATCCCTGCCTGGCAAGCATTATTTTACGCGGGATCCGAGGCTAAAG GTGTCAATGTTGGGAGCCTTCTCCATGGATATGACGAATGCTTACGCAGAAAAGATAACATGTGCTTACCTGAACATAAGAGCAAAATCAGGTCTCAAGTGGGACTACCCGAATCATTATCAAGAGATTctcaatataattaaaaaatcagcaTCGAGATTCGAATATCACGAAGTTGAAGGCAGTCATCACGTGCACTTGAACAACCCCGAGGTCGTTGCACCGATAATCCTAAATTTCCTGAAATCTTCTTCAAAGTAG
- the LOC135160793 gene encoding probable serine hydrolase isoform X2, translating into MNSEGHDKSNGCESVEAEEIQIPVPWGHISGKWWGSKKEPPMIALHGWQDNAGTFDRLAPLIANSVPLLCIELPGHGYSSHLHDGVFYYVFWDGVILLRKIVKHYKWDKIKIMGHSLGGAIGFLYAATYPDEVDLLICLDIASTTVRDIGQCVSSTGAFIDKYLKYEKLDPENMPCYDYDEMLDTVMDAYRGSITKEGAKVLMKRGTQPASLPGKHYFTRDPRLKVSMLGAFSMDMTNAYAEKITCAYLNIRAKSGLKWDYPNHYQEILNIIKKSASRFEYHEVEGSHHVHLNNPEVVAPIILNFLKSSSK; encoded by the exons ATGAATTCTGAAGGACATGACAAAAGCAACGGATGTGAAAGTGTTG AAGCAGAGGAGATTCAAATTCCTGTACCTTGGGGCCACATAAGCG gAAAATGGTGGGGCTCGAAGAAGGAGCCTCCAATGATCGCGTTGCACGGTTGGCAGGATAATGCAGGGACATTCGATAGATTAGCACCCCTGATTGCCAATAGTGTCCCATTGCTTTGTATTGAGCTACCTGGGCACGGATACTCGTCTCATCTACATGATGGCGTGTTTTACTACGTATTTTGGGATGGGGTCATACTCCTCCGTAAAATCGTTAAACATTACAAATGGGATAAG ataaaaattatgggacaTTCCTTGGGTGGTGCCATAGGATTTTTATATGCCGCGACTTACCCAGATGAAGTTGATCTTCTCATCTGCTTGGACATTGCCAGCACCACAGTGAGAGACATCGGCCAGTGCGTTTCTAGCACAGGTGCCTTTATCGACAAGTACCTGAAATATGAGAAATTAGATCCAGAGAATATGCCTTGTTATGATTATGACGAGATGCTTGATACTGTTATGGACGCCTATAGAGGTTCGATTACGAAGGAGGGTGCCAAGGTGCTGATGAAGCGAGGAACACAACCGGCATCCCTGCCTGGCAAGCATTATTTTACGCGGGATCCGAGGCTAAAG GTGTCAATGTTGGGAGCCTTCTCCATGGATATGACGAATGCTTACGCAGAAAAGATAACATGTGCTTACCTGAACATAAGAGCAAAATCAGGTCTCAAGTGGGACTACCCGAATCATTATCAAGAGATTctcaatataattaaaaaatcagcaTCGAGATTCGAATATCACGAAGTTGAAGGCAGTCATCACGTGCACTTGAACAACCCCGAGGTCGTTGCACCGATAATCCTAAATTTCCTGAAATCTTCTTCAAAGTAG
- the LOC135160793 gene encoding probable serine hydrolase isoform X1, which yields MNSEGHDKSNGCESVEAEEIQIPVPWGHISGKWWGPKYICPIVTLHGRQDNAGSFDPLMPKLCENQSFLCLDLPGHGHSSPLHQGQYYFVYWDGVMLLRRIVKHFQWNKIKIMGHSLGGAIGFLYAATYPDEVDLLICLDIASTTVRDIGQCVSSTGAFIDKYLKYEKLDPENMPCYDYDEMLDTVMDAYRGSITKEGAKVLMKRGTQPASLPGKHYFTRDPRLKVSMLGAFSMDMTNAYAEKITCAYLNIRAKSGLKWDYPNHYQEILNIIKKSASRFEYHEVEGSHHVHLNNPEVVAPIILNFLKSSSK from the exons ATGAATTCTGAAGGACATGACAAAAGCAACGGATGTGAAAGTGTTG AAGCAGAGGAGATTCAAATTCCTGTACCTTGGGGCCACATAAGCG GTAAGTGGTGGGGTCCAAAATACATTTGCCCGATAGTAACATTACACGGTCGTCAAGATAATGCTGGAAGTTTTGATCCACTGATGCCAAAGTTATGTGAAAATCAGTCGTTTTTATGTCTGGATCTACCTGGTCATGGCCATTCATCGCCCCTGCATCAAGGGCAGTACTATTTCGTTTATTGGGACGGTGTTATGTTGCTGCGCAGAATCGTTAAACATTTTCAGTGGAACAAG ataaaaattatgggacaTTCCTTGGGTGGTGCCATAGGATTTTTATATGCCGCGACTTACCCAGATGAAGTTGATCTTCTCATCTGCTTGGACATTGCCAGCACCACAGTGAGAGACATCGGCCAGTGCGTTTCTAGCACAGGTGCCTTTATCGACAAGTACCTGAAATATGAGAAATTAGATCCAGAGAATATGCCTTGTTATGATTATGACGAGATGCTTGATACTGTTATGGACGCCTATAGAGGTTCGATTACGAAGGAGGGTGCCAAGGTGCTGATGAAGCGAGGAACACAACCGGCATCCCTGCCTGGCAAGCATTATTTTACGCGGGATCCGAGGCTAAAG GTGTCAATGTTGGGAGCCTTCTCCATGGATATGACGAATGCTTACGCAGAAAAGATAACATGTGCTTACCTGAACATAAGAGCAAAATCAGGTCTCAAGTGGGACTACCCGAATCATTATCAAGAGATTctcaatataattaaaaaatcagcaTCGAGATTCGAATATCACGAAGTTGAAGGCAGTCATCACGTGCACTTGAACAACCCCGAGGTCGTTGCACCGATAATCCTAAATTTCCTGAAATCTTCTTCAAAGTAG